TGTAGTGAACCAGCTAATCTGAAATTTAGATTTAGAAATTTATCAAGTTCGAAGAGTGAACTTCTTTCAAAACTCGTTTTTAATGAAAATTTAGAGTTTAATGTAATAATACCATATTCCGATATGCCTTATCTTCCCCATCGATAATCAATTTATAAAAATAAGTTCCGGAAGCTACCTTCTTATCGCTCTCATCTTTCCCGCACCAGATAAGTTCGAATTTCCCGGGAACTGTCTGCACATCCATTAGAGTCCTGACTTTTTGACCTTTTATATTATAGACCTCGACCTGAACATGAGCTTCCTCTTTCAGTTCCAATTTTATTTTTGTTGATGATTTGAAAGGATTAGGGAAGTTAGAGATCAGGAAATCATATTTTAGAACTTGTGGTTCTTCTGAAACAGAAACTGAATCCTGATATTCGTAAGCACCCATATCGATTGTCACTCCAACAATTCTCGGATTTCCGGCAAGATCAAATTCGGGGAGTTCGATTCCTTCCGGGAGATTGAGAGTTCCAGCGTCGATGCAGGGAGATAGTTCCATGAGAGCGAAAGGGTAATCTCCATCGATATTAAAGAGAGGATCACCCTCGATATTTCCTTCTTCCCAATTTATCACAGGATCTCCAACTATAAACAAATCTTCATAACCGTTTGTAAATAAGCAATGATCGACTGTGAATTCCACATCATCACCATTTAAATAAACAGGATGACCACCGACATTGTTATGAACAATGGAATTAATTAGAGAAAGATCGCTGCCACTATCGACCCGAATAATACCACCAGCCATTCCCTGTTGGTAATTTTCAGTTATCGTTCCATTAATAACATAAGCTTCACAACCACCAGCTACACTAAAAGTCAGCGCAGGAAACCCAAAATCACTAATACTTATATTATCACATAAAAGTAAATTTTTTATAATATCAGGATTATCATCGGCAAATAATGAGTTATGGCGAAGTAAAATTAATCCATTTCCGTGACTACTTTCGCTACCACTTGAATATTGAGTATTATTTACTATAAAATTCTCAGCATTTAAATTCATCGTCCAAAGATGAACTGCCGCTCCACATGTATTATCAGTTATGGATATATTTTTCATTTCGATGTTATCACCATCCACTAATTCCAAAGCTCTGGGACCATCATCAGATGTGCGGGGTGTTGTGTTTTTTATGGTAAGATTTTCTAAAGTAACTGAAAATCTTTTCCAAATATCATCGATAATTGTAAACATCATTGTTAAAGGAGCCCAATGATGAGAAGCCAATTTACAATTCTGAAAAGTAAAATTTTTGATTCCTACTTCTCTTTCTCCATCCCAACCTGACATGATCGGATAATATTCATCACCATCTATGATCGTATTTTCTTCACTTTCTCCTATAAAAGAAACATAACTTTTAAGGTTTATAGGTAGATGTTCTCCTGTCTGCAAGGTTGAGTATAAACCATCGGCAACATAGATATTACGGGGATCAAGACTATCTGCTTTAATCAAAATATTTGCATAAGAAATTGTTTTCAATGGTTCTTCCGGTGTTAAACCACTGTTTTCATCACTACCTTCTGTACTTACATAAAGATCTGTCGGTATTTGTTCGATCGCTGATTGCTGACAGGAAAAAGTGTATTCTGCATCTTCGTGATTATCAATAAATTCAAAATTCGGATTATCTAAAGTAAAAATATTAAGGATTATATCAACACTTGATCTAACCCATATATCATTCACTCGTCCTGC
This Candidatus Cloacimonadota bacterium DNA region includes the following protein-coding sequences:
- a CDS encoding DUF1565 domain-containing protein; the protein is MNDIWVRSSVDIILNIFTLDNPNFEFIDNHEDAEYTFSCQQSAIEQIPTDLYVSTEGSDENSGLTPEEPLKTISYANILIKADSLDPRNIYVADGLYSTLQTGEHLPINLKSYVSFIGESEENTIIDGDEYYPIMSGWDGEREVGIKNFTFQNCKLASHHWAPLTMMFTIIDDIWKRFSVTLENLTIKNTTPRTSDDGPRALELVDGDNIEMKNISITDNTCGAAVHLWTMNLNAENFIVNNTQYSSGSESSHGNGLILLRHNSLFADDNPDIIKNLLLCDNISISDFGFPALTFSVAGGCEAYVINGTITENYQQGMAGGIIRVDSGSDLSLINSIVHNNVGGHPVYLNGDDVEFTVDHCLFTNGYEDLFIVGDPVINWEEGNIEGDPLFNIDGDYPFALMELSPCIDAGTLNLPEGIELPEFDLAGNPRIVGVTIDMGAYEYQDSVSVSEEPQVLKYDFLISNFPNPFKSSTKIKLELKEEAHVQVEVYNIKGQKVRTLMDVQTVPGKFELIWCGKDESDKKVASGTYFYKLIIDGEDKAYRNMVLLH